In Acidimicrobiia bacterium, a genomic segment contains:
- a CDS encoding NAD+ synthase, translated as MAKVRIAAAQVNTVVGDLDGNVARIIDAYEAAATAGADLVVFPELSITGYPPEDLLLRPAFVAAAGEALDKLAARTGRTAAVVGFPDAARDLSNAAAVLAHGCVQGVYRKHLLPNYSVFDEQRYFVPGTTYGPLFVIAGVRVGVSICEDAWSPIGPIAHQAAGGAELAVNLNASPYYAGRLHERETMLATRAADASIPVVYANLVGGQDELVFDGGSLVFDAQGDLVARAKQFEEDLLVVDLDVRPAFRKRLLDPRGRARSSALDEVVVSEPHLASRDERPRCESVLPPVHEVYEALVLGTRDYVRKNGFSDVHIGLSGGVDSAIVATIAVDALGADHVTGVLMPSRFSSDHSITDAEAVAANLGIATLLVPIEPAHEAFETMLTDVLASRPPNLAEENVQSRIRGNILMTISNKLGSIVLTTGNKSEMATGYATLYGDMVGGFAVIKDVPKTLVYALCADRNERAGRELIPTSILTKPPSAELRPDQKDSDSLPDYDELDPILEGYVEDDLGTADLVEDGFDASVVRRIAGLVDRNEYKRRQAPPGVRVSPKAFGKDRRLPITNRWPG; from the coding sequence ATGGCGAAGGTGCGCATCGCGGCCGCACAGGTCAACACCGTCGTCGGCGATCTCGACGGCAATGTCGCGCGCATCATCGACGCGTACGAGGCCGCCGCGACCGCCGGCGCGGACCTCGTCGTCTTCCCCGAGCTGTCGATCACGGGCTATCCGCCCGAGGACCTCCTGCTGCGACCCGCGTTCGTCGCGGCCGCGGGCGAGGCGCTCGACAAGCTCGCGGCGCGCACGGGTCGTACCGCCGCGGTGGTCGGGTTCCCGGACGCGGCGCGCGACCTGAGCAACGCAGCCGCGGTGCTCGCGCACGGCTGCGTGCAGGGCGTCTACCGCAAGCATCTCTTGCCGAACTACAGCGTGTTCGACGAGCAGCGCTACTTCGTGCCCGGCACCACCTACGGCCCGCTCTTCGTGATCGCGGGCGTGCGCGTCGGCGTCTCGATCTGCGAGGACGCGTGGAGCCCGATCGGCCCGATCGCGCACCAGGCCGCGGGTGGCGCCGAGCTCGCGGTGAACCTCAACGCGTCGCCGTATTACGCGGGCCGCCTGCACGAGCGCGAGACGATGCTCGCGACGCGCGCGGCCGACGCGTCGATCCCCGTCGTGTACGCCAACCTCGTCGGCGGCCAGGACGAGCTGGTCTTCGACGGCGGCTCGCTCGTGTTCGACGCGCAGGGCGATCTCGTCGCGCGCGCGAAGCAGTTCGAAGAGGACCTGCTCGTCGTCGACCTCGACGTGCGGCCCGCGTTCCGCAAGCGTCTGCTCGACCCGCGGGGCCGCGCGCGTTCTTCAGCGCTCGACGAAGTCGTGGTGAGCGAGCCGCATCTCGCGTCGCGCGACGAGCGTCCGCGCTGTGAATCGGTCCTGCCGCCGGTGCACGAGGTGTACGAGGCGCTCGTGCTCGGCACACGCGACTACGTGCGCAAGAACGGGTTCAGCGACGTGCACATCGGACTGTCGGGCGGGGTCGACTCCGCGATCGTCGCCACGATCGCGGTCGACGCGCTCGGCGCGGATCACGTCACCGGCGTGCTCATGCCGTCGCGCTTCTCGAGTGATCACAGCATCACGGACGCGGAGGCGGTCGCGGCGAACTTGGGCATCGCCACGCTCCTCGTGCCGATCGAACCCGCACACGAGGCGTTCGAGACGATGCTCACCGACGTGCTCGCGAGCCGCCCGCCGAACCTCGCCGAAGAGAACGTGCAGTCACGCATCCGCGGCAACATCCTCATGACCATCTCGAACAAGCTCGGCTCGATCGTGCTCACGACGGGCAACAAGAGCGAGATGGCCACCGGCTACGCGACGCTCTACGGCGACATGGTCGGCGGTTTCGCGGTGATCAAGGATGTGCCGAAGACGCTCGTGTACGCGCTGTGCGCCGATCGCAACGAACGCGCGGGCCGCGAGCTCATTCCGACGAGCATCCTCACGAAGCCGCCGAGCGCGGAGCTGCGACCGGACCAGAAGGACAGTGATTCGCTGCCCGACTACGACGAGCTCGATCCGATCCTCGAGGGCTACGTCGAGGACGACCTCGGCACCGCCGACCTCGTCGAAGACGGATTCGACGCGAGCGTGGTGCGCCGCATCGCGGGCCTCGTCGACCGCAACGAGTACAAGCGGCGGCAGGCCCCGCCCGGCGTGCGCGTGTCGCCGAAGGCGTTCGGCAAGGACCGGCGATTGCCGATCACGAATCGCTGGCCCGGCTGA
- a CDS encoding DMT family transporter, with product MARRAPAAWETRRPLLPELALVAATAAYGSTFKLVQNALLDITPLGYMVLRFGVAALALAPFAFASGWRNREPDAPRTTDDFATFLRIGIAFGVIGFVGYWFQNVGLQHTTTSDSAFITGLFVVFTPIIETIVRRRRPARFVTIAVVVSLVGLFLLTGARFDIGYGNALTLGCAADFGLWIYVGGQLANRFDPIALTCVQLVVMSVLSLPFVLATGFGHASGRVWLAVLVTGVVCSAAAFTVQLWGQRRIEPARAAVILLFEPVVAGFVGYAVGERLGVKGYIGAVVILASILVAEAPSWISSARAASAG from the coding sequence GTGGCCCGGCGCGCCCCGGCGGCGTGGGAGACGCGGCGACCGTTGCTGCCCGAGCTCGCGCTGGTCGCGGCGACGGCCGCGTACGGCTCGACGTTCAAGCTCGTGCAGAACGCGCTGCTCGACATCACGCCGCTCGGCTACATGGTCCTGCGGTTCGGCGTCGCCGCGCTCGCGCTGGCACCGTTCGCGTTCGCGAGCGGCTGGCGGAACCGCGAGCCTGACGCGCCGCGCACGACCGACGACTTCGCGACGTTCCTGCGCATCGGGATCGCGTTCGGCGTCATCGGTTTCGTCGGCTACTGGTTCCAGAACGTCGGCCTGCAGCACACGACGACGTCCGACTCCGCGTTCATCACCGGGCTGTTCGTCGTGTTCACGCCGATCATCGAGACGATCGTGCGCCGGCGCCGACCCGCGCGATTCGTGACGATCGCAGTCGTCGTCTCGCTCGTCGGTCTCTTCCTCTTGACCGGCGCGCGTTTCGACATCGGCTACGGGAACGCGCTCACCCTCGGCTGCGCCGCCGACTTCGGCCTCTGGATCTACGTCGGTGGCCAGCTCGCCAACCGCTTCGATCCCATCGCGCTCACGTGCGTGCAGCTGGTCGTCATGAGCGTGCTCTCGCTCCCATTCGTGCTCGCGACCGGCTTCGGCCACGCCAGCGGTCGCGTGTGGCTCGCCGTGCTCGTGACCGGCGTCGTCTGCTCGGCCGCGGCGTTCACCGTGCAGCTCTGGGGCCAGCGCCGGATCGAGCCCGCACGCGCGGCCGTCATCCTCCTGTTCGAGCCGGTGGTCGCCGGGTTCGTCGGCTACGCCGTCGGCGAGCGGCTCGGCGTGAAGGGCTACATCGGCGCGGTCGTGATCCTTGCGAGCATCCTCGTCGCCGAAGCGCCGTCGTGGATCTCCTCGGCGCGGGCCGCGAGCGCCGGCTGA
- a CDS encoding DUF455 family protein — protein sequence MKKLLPESELARDERFVRSRIEDAILDPRGPRLGQRDLGPARMAADRPAAAERSRSLMHGIFVGEIQALEGAGRTCFDFDDQEAPFQLKLDMARQCWDESRHCEISIKLGEHMGTEIGEYGESTFLYAAACNPDPVLRLTGVNRALEGLAIDVFNSMKEFGESSSDPILTFCEDWMLADEVTHVKMGSDWLRRLCEKDPERLERALEFQRTVDKIFSLGGFRGESEENPIQLARRFRELAGFTDEENDEIAEIARQAQADAEAMVQAAQG from the coding sequence ATGAAGAAGCTCCTCCCGGAATCCGAGCTGGCTCGCGACGAGCGCTTCGTCCGCAGTCGCATCGAGGACGCGATCCTCGACCCTCGCGGCCCGCGGCTCGGTCAGCGTGATCTCGGGCCGGCCAGGATGGCGGCCGACCGACCCGCCGCCGCCGAGCGCTCCCGCTCGCTGATGCACGGCATCTTCGTCGGCGAGATCCAGGCGCTCGAGGGCGCGGGCCGCACCTGCTTCGACTTCGACGACCAGGAAGCGCCCTTCCAGCTCAAGCTCGACATGGCCCGTCAGTGCTGGGACGAGTCGCGTCACTGCGAGATCTCGATCAAGCTCGGCGAGCACATGGGCACCGAGATCGGTGAGTACGGCGAGTCGACCTTCCTGTACGCGGCCGCGTGCAACCCCGACCCCGTGCTGCGCCTCACCGGTGTGAACCGCGCGCTCGAAGGCCTCGCGATCGACGTCTTCAACTCGATGAAGGAGTTCGGCGAGAGCTCGAGCGACCCGATCCTCACGTTCTGCGAGGACTGGATGCTCGCCGACGAGGTGACCCACGTGAAGATGGGCTCCGACTGGCTGCGCCGGCTCTGCGAGAAGGACCCCGAGCGGCTCGAGCGGGCGCTCGAGTTCCAGCGCACGGTCGACAAGATCTTCAGCCTCGGCGGCTTCCGCGGCGAGAGCGAAGAGAACCCGATCCAGCTCGCCCGTCGCTTCCGGGAGCTCGCCGGCTTCACCGACGAGGAGAACGACGAGATCGCGGAGATCGCGCGGCAGGCCCAGGCCGACGCCGAGGCGATGGTCCAGGCCGCGCAAGGCTGA
- a CDS encoding NAD(P)/FAD-dependent oxidoreductase, whose translation MRARTPLTRQLRRIAGAHDAAYRTGVPVDEVLDGALDDGTISRRAVLGGALAGAAALTIGRRLPRAAAQDQPRIVIVGGGGAGVRCAHALWDHGIRSTVYEAADRIGGRMWTLRGFFADDQIGEHGGGFVSSEHTHLRALVNRFGLELEDVDGGAQRGYPDTFFFDGARYSRADLLADWAAAYPAFQDAARRAPWPQKWDHHTAAGAALDQVPVTDWVERNIPGGTESRFGKLMLTNVLSEYGGPLEQTSALNLIYLLSDAPRDDPFPLDGTDERWHVVGGNDLVVSHMVDELPGATIETGVHLLAACDAPTGRATKLTFERGQHTFDVTADLVVFALPFRVLRTLEVSGLTLSDRKRRAINTMGMGTNLKLHVQVAGSPWRANGRSGSSYSAPDRFEEAWDETVGQPGSHSISLGYLGGPAGVPRTGVDHGAAPAADVQRFLAQMEPLFPGMTAAYRGRAYRDAWALDPWHHGAYSFYRLGQFTGFGGYEGVTEGTRFFCGEHTSFAFQGYMEGAIRSGEHVADRIRDRL comes from the coding sequence ATGAGGGCGCGCACCCCTCTGACCCGGCAACTCCGGCGCATCGCAGGCGCACACGATGCGGCGTACCGGACCGGCGTTCCCGTCGACGAGGTCCTCGACGGTGCGCTGGACGACGGCACGATCTCGCGGCGAGCCGTGCTCGGCGGCGCGCTCGCGGGCGCGGCTGCGCTGACCATCGGTCGCCGGCTGCCGCGAGCCGCCGCGCAGGACCAGCCGCGGATCGTGATCGTCGGCGGCGGGGGCGCGGGTGTCCGGTGCGCGCACGCGCTGTGGGATCACGGCATCCGATCGACGGTCTACGAAGCCGCCGACCGGATCGGCGGGCGCATGTGGACGCTGCGCGGCTTCTTCGCCGACGACCAGATCGGCGAGCACGGCGGGGGCTTCGTGTCGAGCGAGCACACGCACCTGCGCGCGCTGGTGAATCGCTTCGGTCTCGAGCTCGAGGACGTCGACGGGGGCGCGCAGCGCGGCTACCCGGACACCTTCTTCTTCGACGGCGCGCGCTATTCGCGCGCCGACCTGCTCGCCGACTGGGCTGCGGCGTACCCCGCCTTCCAGGACGCCGCGCGCCGCGCGCCCTGGCCCCAGAAATGGGACCACCACACCGCGGCCGGTGCCGCCCTCGACCAGGTACCGGTCACCGACTGGGTCGAGCGCAACATTCCCGGCGGTACCGAGAGCCGGTTCGGCAAGCTGATGCTCACGAACGTGCTCAGCGAGTACGGCGGTCCGCTCGAGCAGACCTCCGCGCTCAACCTGATCTACCTCCTGAGTGACGCGCCGCGCGACGACCCGTTCCCGCTCGACGGCACCGACGAGCGGTGGCACGTCGTCGGCGGCAACGACCTCGTGGTCTCGCACATGGTCGACGAGCTCCCGGGCGCGACGATCGAGACCGGCGTGCACCTGCTCGCCGCGTGCGACGCACCCACGGGTCGCGCCACGAAACTCACCTTCGAGCGCGGGCAGCACACCTTCGACGTGACGGCCGACCTCGTCGTGTTCGCGCTCCCGTTCCGCGTCCTGCGCACGCTCGAGGTGTCCGGGCTCACGCTCTCCGACCGCAAGCGCCGCGCGATCAACACGATGGGCATGGGAACGAACCTGAAGCTGCACGTGCAGGTCGCCGGCAGCCCGTGGCGCGCGAACGGGCGCAGCGGCAGCTCGTACTCGGCACCCGACCGCTTCGAGGAGGCGTGGGACGAGACGGTCGGCCAGCCCGGATCGCACTCGATCTCACTCGGCTATCTCGGCGGCCCCGCGGGCGTGCCGCGCACGGGCGTCGATCACGGCGCCGCGCCGGCGGCCGACGTGCAGCGCTTCCTCGCACAGATGGAGCCGCTGTTCCCCGGCATGACTGCCGCGTACCGCGGGCGCGCGTACCGCGACGCGTGGGCTCTCGACCCGTGGCACCACGGCGCGTACTCGTTCTACCGGCTCGGTCAGTTCACCGGCTTCGGCGGCTACGAAGGCGTCACCGAAGGCACCCGCTTCTTCTGCGGCGAGCACACCTCGTTCGCGTTCCAGGGCTACATGGAGGGCGCGATCCGCTCCGGCGAGCACGTCGCCGACCGCATCCGCGACCGCCTCTGA
- a CDS encoding antibiotic biosynthesis monooxygenase family protein has product MDGAPMTADEPELAVMTARFDPRAGSEEPLMAVLARYVVITRRAPACRNVDLLASAAHPGRLLLVAKWESAAAARTHLDSAEMAEMAAAAVPHLATRPEVDLYDTVSAHDLH; this is encoded by the coding sequence ATGGACGGTGCGCCGATGACCGCCGACGAGCCCGAGCTCGCCGTGATGACCGCACGGTTCGATCCGCGCGCGGGCTCCGAGGAGCCGCTGATGGCCGTGCTCGCGCGCTACGTCGTGATCACGCGGCGCGCGCCGGCGTGTCGCAATGTCGACCTCCTCGCCTCGGCCGCGCATCCGGGACGGCTGCTGCTCGTCGCGAAGTGGGAGTCGGCCGCGGCCGCGCGTACGCACCTCGACTCCGCGGAGATGGCCGAGATGGCCGCGGCCGCGGTGCCGCATCTGGCGACGCGGCCCGAAGTCGATCTCTACGACACCGTCAGCGCCCACGACCTGCACTAG
- a CDS encoding sigma-70 family RNA polymerase sigma factor encodes MAKERVERDEEDLVRLYLTDIGQYQLLNKELEVQLAQQIENGNAAREQLATGKGLTPAKKRELRRVAREGDEAQRRFIQSNLRLVVSIAKKYQASGLPLLDLIQEGNLGLMHAVEKFDWRKGFKFSTYATWWIRQAITRGIANTGRTIRLPVHAGDTLARLQKARSRLELKLGRPATLAELSAEVEMPEDKVTEALRFAAEPLSLSEPLREDGDAELGDIVEDRSAESPFEVAATALLPAEIEKLLAPLDERERQILALRFGLDRGEPRTLEEVGEYFNLTRERIRQIEARAMSKLRHPSADTGARDLLAV; translated from the coding sequence TTGGCGAAGGAGCGAGTGGAGCGCGACGAGGAAGACCTCGTCCGGCTGTATCTCACCGACATCGGGCAGTACCAGCTCCTCAACAAGGAGCTCGAGGTTCAGCTCGCGCAGCAGATCGAAAACGGCAACGCCGCGCGCGAGCAGCTGGCGACGGGCAAGGGCTTGACTCCGGCCAAGAAGCGCGAGCTGCGACGCGTCGCGCGTGAGGGCGACGAGGCGCAGCGGCGCTTCATCCAGTCGAACCTGCGGCTGGTCGTCTCGATCGCGAAGAAGTACCAGGCCTCGGGCCTCCCGCTGCTGGACCTGATCCAGGAGGGGAACCTCGGCCTCATGCACGCGGTCGAGAAGTTCGACTGGCGCAAGGGCTTCAAGTTCTCGACGTACGCGACGTGGTGGATCCGTCAGGCGATCACCCGCGGCATCGCGAACACCGGTCGCACGATCCGGCTCCCCGTCCACGCGGGCGACACGCTGGCGCGACTCCAGAAGGCGCGTTCGCGCCTGGAGCTCAAGCTCGGTCGCCCGGCGACGCTTGCGGAGCTCTCGGCCGAGGTCGAGATGCCCGAGGACAAGGTCACCGAGGCGCTGCGCTTCGCGGCCGAGCCGCTGTCGCTGTCGGAGCCGTTGCGTGAGGACGGCGACGCCGAGCTCGGTGACATCGTCGAGGACCGCTCGGCGGAGTCGCCGTTCGAGGTGGCTGCCACCGCGCTGCTCCCCGCCGAGATCGAGAAGCTGCTCGCCCCGCTCGACGAGCGTGAGCGTCAGATCCTCGCCCTTCGCTTCGGTCTCGACCGCGGCGAGCCGAGGACGCTCGAAGAGGTCGGCGAGTACTTCAACCTCACCCGGGAGCGGATCCGCCAGATCGAGGCCCGGGCGATGTCGAAGCTGCGCCACCCGTCGGCCGACACCGGCGCTCGCGACCTGCTCGCGGTCTAG